In Roseomonas fluvialis, one genomic interval encodes:
- a CDS encoding metallophosphoesterase, which produces MIALRAAPATLPRGRRIYAIGDIHGSIAQLRDLHGQIAADLRVRPVASALLIHLGDYVDKGGDSRAVLDHLIETDPVPGIDTLNLTGNHEETMLAALDGDGAAAADWLWGGGRATLDAWGVSADTPREDWPQHFAPQHLRFLRRLHLFHQEGGYLFVHAGIRPGIALEDQSREDLLRIRHDFLGSERDHGIVVVHGHTAGFQPVVRDNRICLDTAAWSGGPLTCGVFEGATLGFLQA; this is translated from the coding sequence ATGATCGCGCTGCGCGCCGCACCGGCCACCCTGCCGCGCGGGCGGCGTATCTACGCCATCGGCGACATCCACGGCTCGATCGCGCAGCTGCGCGACCTGCACGGGCAGATCGCCGCCGACCTGCGCGTCCGCCCGGTCGCCTCCGCGCTGCTGATCCACCTCGGCGACTACGTCGACAAGGGCGGCGACAGCCGCGCCGTGCTCGACCACCTGATCGAGACCGATCCGGTGCCTGGCATCGACACGCTCAACCTCACCGGCAATCACGAGGAGACGATGCTCGCCGCCCTCGATGGCGACGGTGCTGCGGCGGCGGATTGGCTGTGGGGCGGCGGCCGCGCCACGCTCGACGCCTGGGGCGTGAGCGCCGACACGCCGCGCGAGGACTGGCCGCAGCACTTCGCCCCGCAGCACCTGCGCTTCCTTCGCCGGCTGCACCTGTTCCACCAGGAAGGCGGCTACCTGTTCGTGCATGCCGGCATCCGCCCCGGCATCGCGCTCGAGGACCAGTCGCGCGAGGACCTGCTGCGCATCCGCCACGACTTCCTCGGGTCCGAGCGCGACCACGGCATCGTCGTGGTCCACGGCCACACGGCGGGCTTCCAGCCGGTGGTGCGCGACAACCGCATCTGCCTCGACACCGCCGCCTGGTCGGGCGGGCCGCTCACCTGCGGCGTGTTCGAGGGCGCCACACTGGGCTTCCTGCAGGCCTGA
- a CDS encoding DUF3592 domain-containing protein: MKRILPWLLVLVGLGLLGGGGFAAWREVEFRRGAIETDGRVVQMLARSSRDRDRGSSTTYTPVFTFELPSGKLQRVEGGVASNPPCCRVGDTIRVRYRPEAPDRAQMTGFMESWFVATLLGGMGLVFTLVGAAVMRAVRPGTAGLAQAAGLAQAPPGAPPLTFSVPLAGLRRDGAGRWILQARWADPRGGVQRLFESEPLPFDPVPQMRSMTAVNVSFDPGQPDGPYWMDLSFLREPDPDATVVQRRG, translated from the coding sequence ATGAAGCGCATCCTGCCCTGGCTGCTGGTGCTAGTCGGCCTCGGGTTGCTCGGCGGCGGTGGCTTCGCCGCGTGGCGCGAAGTCGAATTCCGCCGCGGCGCGATCGAGACCGATGGCCGCGTCGTGCAGATGCTCGCGCGCAGCAGCCGCGACCGCGACCGCGGGTCCTCGACCACCTACACCCCGGTCTTCACCTTCGAATTGCCAAGCGGAAAACTGCAGCGGGTGGAAGGCGGCGTTGCCTCCAACCCGCCCTGCTGCCGGGTGGGGGATACCATCCGCGTGCGCTACAGGCCCGAGGCACCCGATCGCGCGCAGATGACCGGCTTCATGGAAAGCTGGTTCGTCGCGACGCTGCTGGGCGGCATGGGCCTGGTGTTCACGCTGGTCGGCGCGGCCGTGATGCGGGCAGTGCGCCCCGGGACGGCCGGCCTGGCGCAGGCGGCGGGCCTTGCGCAGGCGCCGCCCGGCGCGCCGCCGCTGACCTTCAGCGTGCCGCTCGCGGGACTGCGGCGCGACGGTGCGGGGCGCTGGATCCTGCAGGCACGCTGGGCGGACCCGCGCGGCGGCGTGCAGCGTCTGTTCGAAAGCGAGCCCCTGCCCTTCGACCCGGTGCCGCAGATGCGCAGCATGACCGCGGTGAATGTCAGCTTCGATCCCGGCCAGCCGGACGGCCCCTACTGGATGGACCTGTCCTTCCTGCGCGAGCCCGATCCCGACGCCACCGTCGTGCAGCGGCGGGGGTAA
- a CDS encoding tripartite tricarboxylate transporter substrate-binding protein, whose protein sequence is MMERRSLLAAAGLLAAPAVAHAQAAWPNGPIRIIVPFPPGGSTDALSRLLQPRLSAEFGVPVVVENRAGASGALGTAAAARAAPDGNTWVLVFDTHAVNPALIPTIGFDTQRDLTPLLLFGTAPMVLTAHRTRPYRSVAQVVEAAKARPETVTYGTIGNGSLAHLTMALAQRAGGFSLVHVPYRGGGPLAVAAVAGEVDLPIATRPAIGVHIDSGALVPLAQTGATRSPSMPDIPTLAESGIPGIDARAFWGFLGPANLPAAVKQRMEAAIRGALDVPEIRSRVLGLGIDLDPQGEAVFGPFVARQMEVWAQVVRENNIRPD, encoded by the coding sequence ATGATGGAACGACGCTCGCTGCTGGCTGCGGCGGGGCTGCTCGCCGCCCCGGCGGTCGCCCACGCCCAGGCCGCCTGGCCGAACGGACCCATCCGGATCATCGTGCCCTTCCCCCCGGGCGGGTCCACCGATGCGCTGTCGCGCCTTCTGCAGCCGCGCCTGTCCGCCGAGTTCGGCGTGCCCGTGGTGGTCGAGAACCGCGCCGGCGCCTCGGGCGCGCTCGGCACCGCCGCGGCGGCGCGCGCGGCCCCTGACGGCAATACTTGGGTGCTGGTCTTCGACACCCATGCGGTGAACCCCGCGCTGATCCCGACGATCGGCTTCGACACGCAGCGTGACCTGACGCCGCTGCTGCTGTTCGGCACCGCACCCATGGTGCTGACGGCGCATCGCACGCGTCCCTATCGGTCGGTGGCGCAGGTGGTCGAGGCCGCCAAGGCGCGGCCCGAGACCGTGACCTACGGGACCATCGGCAACGGGTCGCTCGCGCACCTGACCATGGCGCTGGCGCAGCGCGCGGGCGGTTTCTCCCTGGTGCACGTGCCTTATCGCGGCGGCGGGCCGCTCGCGGTCGCGGCGGTGGCCGGGGAGGTCGACCTGCCCATCGCGACGCGCCCGGCGATCGGCGTGCATATCGACTCCGGCGCGCTGGTCCCCCTGGCGCAGACCGGCGCCACGCGATCGCCCTCGATGCCCGACATCCCAACGCTGGCGGAATCCGGCATCCCGGGGATCGACGCGCGGGCCTTCTGGGGATTCCTCGGCCCCGCCAACCTGCCTGCCGCGGTCAAGCAGCGGATGGAGGCGGCGATCCGCGGCGCGCTCGATGTGCCGGAGATCCGCAGCCGCGTGCTGGGCCTGGGCATCGACCTCGACCCGCAGGGGGAGGCGGTGTTCGGCCCCTTCGTCGCGCGGCAGATGGAGGTCTGGGCGCAGGTGGTGCGCGAGAACAACATCCGCCCCGACTGA
- a CDS encoding DUF3592 domain-containing protein produces MTAEALIFGGVMLVGLALLAGAAWAILAELSFRAGARMTDARIVEMRPSTSRGSDGRDSTVYYPVLEFALPDGQAVRAVGPIGSGAPCCEVGDVVAIRYDPSNPRRAAQDSFEDSWLLPTVLGGFGSLVFGMGLLFFRVFGGAPAAKAPAYAPPQFQERGLARITRVQRTDTADGPRWVVQARLTDPLTNEERVFEGAPLDFDPKARFAVLPTLLVQYDRGPGAGYVLDQTILQPVRPAAAAAPPAGRESRSLVGLVPIGIGVAFLAGAAALAWPQTAFIRASQSVPGRVVDMRVTSGGASPVFVFTPRGGSEQRVTSRIVSNPPCCEVGEEVTVRYRPEAPRDARIASFMDAFLWPTVLGGFGLFWLGIVVMSGMSERAPAPRPGGRAQGGAGVARGRPAPGPRAQAAAAPAGLAAIELPLAGLRRAETQSGPRWFVQARWQDQARGGERIFESAPLPFDPVPQMRDRTSVRVLFDPGLPEGPHQMDLAFLHDLDADAARVRRQG; encoded by the coding sequence GTGACGGCGGAAGCCCTGATCTTCGGCGGCGTGATGCTGGTCGGCCTTGCGCTGCTGGCCGGCGCGGCTTGGGCGATCCTGGCCGAACTGTCCTTCCGCGCCGGCGCGCGCATGACCGATGCACGCATCGTGGAGATGCGCCCAAGTACCAGCCGCGGATCCGACGGGCGGGACAGCACGGTCTACTACCCGGTCCTCGAATTCGCGCTGCCCGATGGGCAGGCGGTGCGCGCCGTCGGCCCGATCGGCAGCGGGGCGCCCTGTTGCGAGGTGGGCGACGTGGTTGCCATCCGCTACGACCCCTCCAACCCGCGTCGCGCCGCGCAGGACAGCTTCGAGGACAGCTGGCTGCTGCCGACCGTGCTCGGCGGCTTCGGCAGCCTGGTGTTCGGCATGGGCTTGCTGTTCTTCCGCGTCTTCGGCGGCGCGCCCGCGGCGAAGGCCCCGGCCTATGCGCCGCCGCAGTTCCAGGAGCGCGGACTCGCCCGCATCACGCGGGTGCAGCGGACCGACACGGCAGACGGCCCACGCTGGGTGGTCCAGGCGCGCCTCACCGACCCGCTGACCAACGAGGAACGGGTCTTCGAGGGCGCGCCGCTCGACTTCGACCCGAAGGCGCGCTTCGCCGTGCTGCCGACGCTGCTGGTGCAGTACGACCGCGGGCCGGGCGCGGGGTATGTGCTCGACCAGACGATCCTCCAGCCGGTGCGGCCTGCGGCAGCCGCGGCGCCGCCGGCCGGACGCGAGTCCCGGAGCCTTGTTGGGTTGGTGCCGATCGGCATCGGCGTCGCCTTCCTGGCCGGTGCCGCCGCGCTGGCCTGGCCGCAGACCGCCTTCATCCGCGCCAGCCAGAGCGTGCCGGGGCGCGTGGTGGACATGCGCGTGACCAGCGGCGGCGCCTCGCCCGTCTTCGTGTTCACGCCGCGCGGCGGTAGCGAGCAGCGCGTGACCTCGCGCATCGTCTCGAACCCGCCGTGCTGCGAGGTGGGCGAGGAGGTCACGGTGCGCTACCGGCCCGAGGCGCCGCGCGACGCCCGCATCGCGAGCTTCATGGATGCTTTTCTATGGCCGACCGTGCTGGGCGGGTTCGGGCTGTTCTGGCTCGGCATCGTGGTGATGTCCGGGATGTCCGAGCGCGCACCCGCGCCGCGCCCCGGCGGGCGCGCGCAGGGCGGCGCAGGGGTGGCGCGGGGCCGCCCCGCGCCCGGGCCGCGCGCGCAGGCCGCGGCGGCGCCGGCCGGGCTCGCGGCGATCGAGCTGCCGCTCGCGGGCCTGCGCCGCGCCGAGACACAATCCGGCCCGCGCTGGTTCGTGCAGGCGCGCTGGCAGGACCAGGCGCGGGGCGGCGAGCGCATCTTCGAAAGCGCCCCCCTGCCCTTCGACCCGGTGCCGCAGATGCGCGACAGGACCAGCGTGCGGGTGTTGTTCGACCCCGGCCTGCCGGAGGGGCCGCATCAGATGGACCTGGCCTTCCTGCACGATCTCGACGCGGATGCGGCCAGGGTGCGGCGGCAGGGATGA
- a CDS encoding YMGG-like glycine zipper-containing protein, with the protein MKALVPLLALPLVACVVVQPVPLPVPSSPVCDDPAMGAAYGAAIGAGMGAIAGSTQADAARGALIGAGVGALAGAAIGSVPCETPK; encoded by the coding sequence ATGAAGGCGCTTGTCCCGCTGTTGGCCCTGCCGCTCGTTGCCTGCGTGGTGGTGCAGCCCGTGCCGCTGCCGGTCCCGTCCTCGCCGGTCTGCGACGACCCGGCCATGGGGGCGGCCTATGGTGCGGCGATCGGGGCCGGCATGGGCGCCATCGCCGGATCGACCCAGGCGGATGCCGCGCGCGGGGCACTGATCGGGGCCGGCGTGGGCGCGCTCGCTGGCGCTGCGATCGGCAGCGTGCCGTGCGAGACCCCGAAGTAG
- a CDS encoding DUF3592 domain-containing protein, giving the protein MAPAEAKSGALMGGLLLVGVALLLGAAWPAGSHIAFLSRATITEARIVDFHLVPRSRDSGRLRRVAIYEFALPDGSLQQAVGPMCSKRGCSERVGTILRVGYDPADPGSVRRLGFHDAWALPAALGGFGALWMAIWGLGAWLGVREARLLRATERAASGRLRRRQDGGRGADDLVVVLSVVIGIFALGAVAAALGGFPWLAVALVGFGLFWLLLGWLVSRDQG; this is encoded by the coding sequence ATGGCACCGGCAGAGGCGAAGTCGGGTGCCTTGATGGGCGGGCTGCTGCTGGTCGGCGTGGCGCTGCTGCTCGGTGCCGCCTGGCCGGCCGGGTCGCACATCGCGTTCCTGAGCCGCGCGACGATCACCGAGGCGCGCATCGTCGACTTCCATCTCGTGCCCCGCAGCAGGGACTCCGGTCGGTTGCGGCGGGTCGCGATCTACGAGTTCGCACTGCCTGACGGCAGCCTCCAGCAAGCGGTGGGACCCATGTGCAGCAAGCGTGGGTGCAGCGAGCGCGTCGGCACCATCCTGCGCGTCGGGTACGACCCGGCCGACCCAGGCAGCGTCAGGCGCCTCGGATTCCACGATGCCTGGGCGCTGCCGGCGGCGCTCGGCGGCTTCGGCGCGCTGTGGATGGCGATCTGGGGGTTGGGGGCATGGCTCGGCGTCCGCGAGGCACGATTGCTCCGCGCGACCGAGCGTGCGGCGAGCGGGCGCCTCCGCCGCAGGCAGGATGGCGGCCGCGGTGCGGACGACTTGGTCGTGGTGCTGTCGGTGGTCATCGGCATCTTCGCGCTGGGGGCGGTGGCGGCGGCGCTGGGCGGCTTTCCGTGGCTCGCCGTGGCGCTGGTCGGCTTCGGATTGTTCTGGCTGCTGCTTGGGTGGCTCGTGAGCCGCGACCAGGGGTGA